In Thunnus thynnus chromosome 4, fThuThy2.1, whole genome shotgun sequence, a genomic segment contains:
- the atp6ap1la gene encoding ATPase H+ transporting accessory protein 1 like a: MASLWKHCCILLLSLLLLLLHLQSSSSLDLQPADSPAVSPVHDEGMAGSDGGMRMEESLVHPDEPFRQLLQSPDVSQRKLLQMPGSAVPFPPLKVLSNGEPCLMFQARRLYLRYERQKQLDLTEEAFSPQKPIDTSQSVCSKDKATLVMRFGDVEDIRDLFIRLQLSNTFYESSGQWWFSVDSISLIYNTSEEAVFNASEVYAPASSSYHCLHVSSLQRYSALLLPSTDNAHRWTVTFTDFQIQAFNVTSGKFSPASDCATFLTPAILMGLVTSLILLLVLAYALHMVIHLKHIEHDNEHKADIYYPENPEHPEHCVENITEKNIL, translated from the exons ATGGCTTCACTGTGGAAACACTGctgcatcctcctcctctctctcctcctcctcctcctccatctgcaGTCGTCTTCCAGCCTCGACCTACAACCGGCTGACAG TCCTGCTGTCTCTCCAGTTCATG ATGAAGGGATGGCAGggagtgatggagggatgaggatGGAGGAGAGTTTGGTTCATCCTGACGAACCGTTCAGACAACTGCTGCAG TCTCCAGATGTATCACAAAGGAAATTACTTCAGATGCCAGGATCTGCAGTTCCCTTTCCTCCCCTCAAG GTGTTGTCCAATGGGGAGCCGTGCCTCATGTTCCAGGCCAGGAGACTGTATCTCCGCTATGAGAGGCAGAAGCAGCTGGACCTGACGGAGGAAGCCTTCTCTCCTCAAAAACCCATCGACACCAGCCAGTCTGTCTGCAGCAAGGACAAGGCTAC GCTGGTCATGAGGTTTGGTGATGTGGAGGATATAAGAGACCTGTTCATCAG ATTGCAGCTGTCCAACACTTTCTACGAGTCTTCAGGTCAGTGGTGGTTCTCGGTGGACAGCATCTCTCTGATCTACAACACCTCTGAGGAAGCTGTGTTCAATGCCAGTGAGGTGTATGctccagcctcctcctcctaccACTGTCTCCATGTCAGCAGCCTGCAGCGGTATAGTGCCCTGCTGTTACCCAGCACTGACAACGCCCACCGCTGGACCGTCACCTTCACCGATTTCCAG ATTCAGGCATTCAACGTCACCTCCGGTAAGTTTTCTCCCGCGAGCGACTGTGCCACCTTCCTGACGCCAGCCATCCTGATGGGCCTCGTCACTTCCCTCATCCTGCTACTGGTCCTGGCCTACGCCCTGCACATGGTCATCCACCTGAAACACATCGAGCATGACAACGAACACAAGGCCGACATCTACTATCCCGAAAACCCTGAACACCCTGAACACTGTGTGGAAAACATcactgagaaaaacattttgtag
- the pde12 gene encoding 2',5'-phosphodiesterase 12, whose product MFNHLSAALALLPRRLLSSSPRTLTSACRRLGRMELAVVRCLPGEPKLTISFCLDGSQKHMLRDQGETLGKVLARISNGIIKGQGKAKKSKKNKGQQPCEAPEHTLVKLYYGGDEVPDTALNSEAWQDGAVLQVGDVKYSVQRNAPTFTTAELPVSLLAGFPVCPKLEVEFGNLQDCEFTWYKENVPNTSPDDDGAVPGQASDWTEVGSERVHVPSNQDIGCRLKLRCTPKDGTRSGPAKELVSVGAVEAGPGVCTFDNRHAYTVREAEWPAMRVVSYNILADVYAQTELSKTVLYPYCAPYALQLDYRQNLIKKELAGYNADIICLQEVDKGVFTDSLTPALDAFGLDGVFRIKEKQHEGLATFYRRSKFKLLSRHDIMLSEALTSDPIHSELLEKLSTNSTLKDKILQRSTTLQVTVLEDLNKPDRKVCVANTHLYWHPKGGNVRLFQMGTALQHLSHVISEVAPGAPLVFCGDFNSTPNSGVFQLVSEAAVPQQHPDWSSSGPEESCSMELLSTFPSLLSACNQPAYTNYVGGFHGCLDYIFIQPENMQVEQVIPLPSHQEVTTYEALPSVAHPSDHIALVCDLRWNP is encoded by the exons ATGTTTAACCACCTCTCCGCAGCTCTCGCACTGTTACCCCGCCGCCTGCTCTCTTCCTCACCGAGGACATTGACCAGCGCCTGCCGCCGACTCGGCAGGATGGAGCTGGCCGTGGTGAGGTGCCTCCCCGGGGAGCCCAAACTCACCATCTCCTTCTGTCTGGACGGCAGTCAGAAGCACATGCTGCGGGACCAGGGCGAGACTCTGGGGAAGGTCTTGGCCCGGATCTCCAACGGCATCATCAAAGGCCAAGGGAAGGCGAAGAAGTCGAAGAAGAACAAGGGACAGCAGCCATGTGAAGCCCCGGAGCACACCCTGGTGAAGCTGTACTACGGCGGGGACGAGGTGCCCGACACGGCGCTGAACTCGGAGGCGTGGCAGGACGGAGCCGTGCTGCAGGTCGGGGACGTTAAATACTCGGTACAGAGGAACGCTCCCACTTTCACCACCGCGGAGCTCCCGGTGTCCCTGCTGGCCGGGTTCCCCGTTTGCCCCAAACTAGAGGTTGAGTTTGGTAACCTCCAAGACTGCGAGTTCACCTGGTACAAAGAAAATGTCCCAAACACAAG TCCTGATGATGATGGGGCGGTTCCAGGTCAGGCCAGTGATTGGACGGAGGTAGGATCTGAGAGAGTCCACGTCCCCTCCAATCAGGACATCGGCTGCAGGCTCAAACTGCGCTGCACACCCAAAGATGGAACACGCAGCGGCCCGGCCAAGGAGCTGGTTTCTGTGGGAGCCGTGGAGGCCGGACCGGGTGTGTGCACGTTCGACAACCGGCACGCGTACACTGTTAGAGAGGCGGAGTGGCCGGCTATGAGGGTGGTGTCGTACAACATACTCGCCGATGTCTACGCCCAGACAGAACTGTCCAAGACAGTACTTTACCCGTACTGCGCCCCCTACGCCCTGCAGCTGGACTACAGACAGAACCTTATCAAGAAGGAGCTGGCGGGATATAACgctgacatcatctgtctgcaGGAGGTCGACAAAG GAGTGTTCACGGACAGTCTGACTCCAGCGCTCGATGCCTTCGGTCTGGATGGTGTTTTCAGGATCAAAGAGAAGCAGCATGAAGGACTGGCTACTTTCTACCGCAG gTCAAAGTTTAAGCTGCTGAGCCGTCATGACATCATGCTGAGTGAGgcgttgacctctgaccccatCCATTCTGAGCTGCTGGAGAAGCTTTCTACTAACAGCACTCTGAAGGACAAGATACTGCAGAGGTCGACCACCCTGCAG GTCACCGTGCTCGAGGACCTGAATAAACCAGACAGAAAGGTGTGTGTGGCCAACACCCACCTGTATTGGCACCCTAAAG GGGGGAATGTCCGCTTGTTCCAGATGGGCACCGCCCTGCAGCACCTGAGTCATGTGATCAGCGAGGTCGCACCTGGAGCCCCTCTGGTCTTTTGTGGCGACTTCAACTCCACCCCAAACTCAG GTGTGTTCCAGCTGGTCAGTGAGGCTGCGGTTCCTCAGCAGCATCCAGACTGGAGCAGCTCAGGTCCAGAAGAGTCCTGCAGCATGGAGCTGCTCTCTACCTTCCCCTCACTGCTGAGCGCCTGCAACCAGCCGGCCTACACCAACTATGTGGGAGGATTTCATGGCTGCCTGGACTATATATTCATACAGCCAGAAAACATGCAG gtggaGCAGGTGATTCCTCTTCCCAGCCACCAAGAGGTCACCACATACGAGGCTCTGCCTAGCGTGGCACACCCCTCCGACCACATCGCCCTGGTCTGTGACCTGCGCTGGaacccctga
- the gmppb gene encoding mannose-1-phosphate guanyltransferase beta: protein MKALILVGGYGTRLRPLTLSVPKPLVDFCNKPILLHQVEALVKAGVDHVVLAVSYMSELLEREMRVQEQRLGIRISLSHEKEPLGTAGPLALARELLNVDNEPFFVLNSDVICDFPFKDLLQFHRNHGKEGTIVVTRVEEPSKYGVVVFETESGRIHRFVEKPQVFVSNKINAGMYIFNPSMLSRIQLRPTSIEKEIFPVMAEEGHLYAMELQGFWMDIGQPKDFLTGMCMYLQSLRQHAPERLRTGPGFLGNVLVDPTAQIGENCTIGPNVTIGAGVVVEDGVRIKRCTVLKGARVRSHSWLESCIVGWSSSVGQWVRMENVTVLGEDVIVNDELYLNGANVLPHKSINESVPEPRIIM, encoded by the exons ATGAAGGCTTTGATTTTGGTGGGCGGGTACGGGACCCGGCTGCGACCGCTCACCCTGAGCGTCCCGAAACCGCTGGTGGACTTCTGCAACAAACCCATCCTGCTGCACCAGGTGGAGGCGCTGGTCAAG gccgGTGTGGACCATGTGGTTCTGGCGGTGAGCTACATGTCTGAGctgctggagagagagatgagagttCAGGAGCAGAGA CTTGGGATTCGTATTTCTCTGTCTCATGAGAAGGAGCCTCTTGGAACTG CGGGCCCCCTGGCGTTGGCTCGAGAGCTGCTGAACGTCGACAACGAGCCGTTCTTCGTCCTCAACTCGGACGTCATCTGTGATTTTCCCTTCAAAGATCTGCTGCAGTTCCACCGCAACCACGGCAAGGAGGGAACCATCGTG gtgacGCGGGTGGAGGAGCCCTCTAAGTACGGCGTGGTGGTGTTTGAGACGGAGAGCGGCAGGATCCATCGCTTCGTCGAGAAACCGCAGGTCTTTGTCTCCAACAAGATCAACGCCGGCATGTACATCTTCAATCCCAGCATGCTTAGCAGGATCCAg CTGAGACCAACATCCATAGAGAAAGAGATATTTCCTGTCATGGCGGAGGAGGGACATCTGTACGCGATGGAGCTACAGG gtttCTGGATGGACATCGGTCAGCCTAAAGACTTCCTGACAGGGATGTGTATGTACCTTCAGTCACTACGGCAACACGCTCCTGAGAGGCTACGCACAGGACCCGGTTTCCTAGGCAACGTTCTGGTG gACCCGACGGCTCAGATCGGTGAGAACTGCACCATCGGCCCGAACGTGACCATCGGCGCCGGCGTGGTCGTGGAGGACGGGGTGAGGATAAAACGCTGCACGGTGCTGAAGGGAGCGCGGGTTCGATCGCACTCCTGGCTGGAGAGCTGCATCGTGGGCTGGAGCTCCTCCGTCGGCCAGTGG GTTCGTATGGAGAATGTGACGGTGTTGGGAGAGGATGTGATCGTGAACGACGAGCTTTATCTGAACGGCGCCAACGTCCTGCCTCACAAATCCATCAACGAGTCGGTCCCGGAGCCACGAATCATCATGTAG